Proteins from a genomic interval of Niabella soli DSM 19437:
- a CDS encoding sugar phosphate isomerase/epimerase family protein produces MEIKFLCPRWGSEQVAWTLFLKEVKDAGYAGIEWFPFGEPFDAEDVLGLLEKFDLDFSIVMQVAQPYRNVNSYLKDLEKDLRRLATISSAGKRPLFISVQGGREFFTNEQIVACLDVCEKVAQETGIKICQETHRNKWSYAAHTVYPLLLQTPELALTLDVSHWFCVSESYLEDQQEAVQAAIKQTFHLHARVGHTEGPQVFDPALPEYAAALTAHLKIWDEWVDYCRGQGRKQITITPEFGPPPYMVPANRTTDLREEQWRLNLWMKNFLNERYNKTKAGYEA; encoded by the coding sequence TTGGAAATAAAATTTCTTTGTCCGCGCTGGGGCTCGGAACAGGTAGCATGGACCCTATTCCTGAAAGAAGTAAAAGATGCCGGTTATGCGGGCATCGAATGGTTCCCTTTTGGCGAACCATTCGATGCGGAAGACGTGTTGGGCCTGTTGGAAAAATTCGACCTGGATTTCTCTATCGTAATGCAGGTGGCGCAGCCCTATCGCAATGTCAACTCGTATTTGAAAGACCTGGAAAAGGATCTTCGAAGATTGGCAACAATAAGCAGTGCCGGGAAACGCCCCCTTTTTATCAGCGTGCAGGGGGGAAGAGAGTTTTTTACCAACGAACAAATAGTGGCCTGTCTGGACGTATGCGAAAAAGTAGCGCAGGAAACGGGCATTAAGATCTGCCAGGAAACGCACCGCAATAAATGGTCGTATGCCGCACATACAGTGTACCCGTTGCTGCTGCAAACGCCGGAATTGGCGCTAACACTGGATGTGTCGCATTGGTTCTGTGTTTCGGAAAGTTACCTGGAAGATCAGCAGGAAGCGGTGCAGGCAGCAATCAAACAAACCTTCCATTTACATGCCCGGGTAGGGCATACCGAAGGGCCACAGGTATTTGACCCGGCGTTGCCGGAATATGCTGCGGCATTAACAGCGCATTTGAAGATCTGGGATGAATGGGTGGACTATTGCCGCGGTCAGGGCAGAAAGCAAATCACCATCACCCCTGAATTTGGACCGCCGCCCTATATGGTGCCGGCCAATAGAACGACAGACCTCCGGGAGGAGCAATGGCGGTTAAACCTGTGGATGAAAAATTTTTTGAACGAACGATATAACAAAACGAAAGCGGGATATGAAGCGTAG
- a CDS encoding glycosyl hydrolase, with product MKRRTFLERGSLLTLGGILYNNIAWALDNNRVQTVAHDSLYELFKTPKPVYRPFVRWWWNGDKVEQPELLRELQLLKEAGIGGVEINPIKFPQRTDDMNIPSLTWLSDGWIDALDFTLTQAKKLDLTCDLIVGSGWPFGAEYLTGDERASVMTIGVKKVIGLMDFEAPLLDFIKEADPATTSPYPRRELEIQKVFMLPDPMKSLDEIVDLSDQIPSGFIKTKVPRGNYAIYALLKTNAFLEVINGAPGANGPVLNHYNKAAVEKYLNHMTDTIQRRIGPLKGRVRALFVDSLELEGANWTPDMAAEFQKRRGYDLMPYLPLILFKTGGMGNVYDYNYGVQFSPEFQDTIERVRCDFDRTKIELLKERFVDSFEELCKKNGLLSRAQAYGRGYHPLEGSMGMDIPEGETWIKYGVGEEMPETDYRIGRGYSMVNKFVSSGAHLAGKRVISCEECTNTDMVFNASLETLKLASDQSLITGITHSVYHGFNYSPKNAPFPGWIRYGNFMNERNTYWPFFKLINDYKARISALLQHADFFADIAILPPLYDAWAKFGAGNEPFPSLTYPTNLSLIWEAIHQNGNGCDYISDNIINQATVENGFLHYGPRKYHTLFLVQVESLQPVTANKLLQFVQSGGRVVCVQNVPDRSVGKSNAIEQTGLVRKIMEELKTFSDRFIFEKAPQENYPEWYKQVQAKYHIPAYVTIEKGNRFIQQVRYTNETVDMLLIFNSSISNSTAVTINPGADQYQNTFGHYWDAVTGQLYQLENDRKISLTLYPADMRIFVFEKTKRKKAPVYVEVPAVNDQSSIISTPWKAEFRHIDGSVKEAVLPALKDLKDLPDHESFAGTVIYRNSFVKGQAGTNYIDLGEVLGIAQLTINGKKLDARWFGRYLYEVKPFIKAGENSIEIAVTTTMGNYMKSLKDNPVAQYWTNGKRKPQPMRSMGLIGPVTYF from the coding sequence ATGAAGCGTAGAACTTTTCTGGAACGGGGCTCTTTACTAACCCTGGGGGGAATACTGTACAACAACATCGCCTGGGCACTGGACAATAACAGGGTGCAAACAGTTGCCCACGATTCATTGTACGAGTTATTTAAAACACCCAAACCGGTGTACCGTCCCTTCGTACGCTGGTGGTGGAATGGTGATAAAGTGGAGCAACCGGAACTGCTGCGGGAACTGCAACTGCTAAAAGAAGCCGGTATTGGCGGTGTGGAGATCAATCCCATAAAATTCCCCCAGCGAACAGATGACATGAATATTCCTTCGCTAACCTGGCTGAGCGACGGCTGGATCGACGCGCTGGATTTTACACTGACGCAAGCAAAAAAACTGGACCTCACCTGCGACCTCATCGTGGGGTCTGGCTGGCCCTTTGGTGCAGAATACCTTACCGGGGATGAGCGGGCTTCGGTGATGACCATCGGAGTAAAAAAGGTAATAGGGTTGATGGATTTTGAGGCGCCGCTGCTTGATTTTATAAAGGAAGCAGATCCTGCCACCACCAGTCCTTACCCGCGCCGCGAGCTGGAAATTCAAAAGGTTTTTATGCTACCCGACCCGATGAAGTCACTGGATGAAATAGTGGACCTGTCGGATCAGATCCCCTCCGGATTTATCAAAACGAAAGTACCGCGGGGAAATTATGCGATATATGCTTTGCTGAAAACAAACGCCTTTTTAGAGGTGATCAACGGGGCGCCGGGCGCCAATGGTCCGGTATTAAACCACTATAACAAAGCAGCCGTTGAAAAATACCTTAATCATATGACGGATACCATCCAGCGCCGGATCGGCCCGCTGAAAGGCAGGGTGCGGGCGCTTTTTGTAGACAGCCTGGAGCTGGAAGGCGCCAACTGGACCCCCGATATGGCTGCTGAGTTTCAAAAAAGAAGAGGGTACGACCTGATGCCCTACCTGCCCCTCATTCTCTTCAAAACCGGGGGAATGGGTAATGTTTATGATTATAATTACGGGGTGCAGTTTTCCCCGGAGTTTCAGGATACTATTGAGCGGGTGCGCTGCGATTTTGACCGTACCAAAATAGAACTGCTCAAAGAACGGTTTGTGGATTCTTTCGAGGAATTGTGTAAAAAAAATGGGCTATTATCCCGCGCGCAGGCCTATGGCAGAGGCTATCACCCATTGGAAGGATCAATGGGAATGGATATTCCTGAAGGGGAAACCTGGATCAAGTATGGCGTGGGTGAGGAAATGCCCGAAACGGATTACCGGATCGGGCGGGGCTATTCCATGGTAAACAAATTTGTTTCCTCCGGAGCGCATCTGGCGGGCAAACGGGTGATCAGTTGCGAAGAATGTACCAATACCGACATGGTTTTTAACGCCTCGCTGGAAACACTTAAACTGGCGTCAGACCAAAGTTTAATAACGGGGATTACGCATTCCGTTTATCACGGGTTTAACTATTCGCCTAAGAATGCACCCTTTCCCGGCTGGATCCGGTACGGGAATTTTATGAACGAGCGCAATACCTACTGGCCGTTTTTTAAACTGATCAATGATTACAAAGCCCGTATCTCCGCGCTGTTGCAGCACGCCGATTTTTTCGCAGATATCGCCATCCTGCCGCCCCTGTATGATGCGTGGGCAAAATTTGGAGCAGGTAATGAGCCTTTTCCCTCGTTGACTTACCCCACTAATTTATCTTTGATCTGGGAAGCAATACATCAGAATGGCAATGGCTGCGATTATATTTCAGACAATATCATCAATCAGGCAACTGTGGAAAATGGATTCCTCCACTACGGCCCCAGAAAATACCATACCCTTTTCCTGGTACAGGTAGAAAGCCTGCAACCGGTAACGGCTAATAAATTATTGCAGTTTGTACAGTCGGGCGGCAGGGTTGTTTGTGTGCAAAATGTTCCGGATCGATCGGTTGGCAAGTCGAATGCTATAGAACAAACCGGTCTGGTTCGTAAAATAATGGAAGAACTGAAAACCTTCAGCGATCGGTTTATTTTCGAAAAGGCTCCGCAGGAGAACTACCCCGAATGGTATAAACAAGTGCAGGCCAAATATCATATTCCGGCTTATGTAACCATAGAAAAAGGAAACCGGTTTATACAACAGGTACGTTATACGAATGAAACGGTGGATATGCTGCTGATCTTTAATTCCAGTATCAGCAACAGTACTGCCGTTACCATCAACCCGGGGGCAGATCAGTACCAGAATACATTCGGGCATTACTGGGATGCCGTTACCGGGCAATTGTATCAACTGGAAAACGACCGGAAAATAAGTCTGACATTGTATCCTGCAGACATGCGCATTTTCGTTTTTGAAAAAACCAAAAGGAAAAAAGCGCCCGTGTATGTGGAAGTGCCGGCGGTTAATGATCAATCTTCCATAATCAGCACGCCCTGGAAGGCCGAGTTCCGGCATATTGATGGCTCTGTAAAAGAAGCCGTTTTACCCGCGCTAAAAGATCTGAAGGATTTACCGGATCATGAAAGCTTTGCCGGTACGGTCATTTACCGCAATTCCTTCGTAAAAGGGCAGGCGGGGACAAACTATATAGATCTGGGGGAAGTACTGGGTATCGCGCAGCTCACTATTAATGGTAAAAAACTGGACGCGCGTTGGTTTGGCCGCTACCTGTACGAGGTAAAACCCTTTATAAAAGCAGGAGAAAATTCCATTGAAATTGCCGTAACCACCACCATGGGCAATTATATGAAATCATTAAAAGATAACCCCGTTGCGCAATACTGGACCAATGGTAAAAGAAAACCACAACCCATGCGGTCCATGGGGTTAATAGGCCCGGTCACTTATTTTTAA
- a CDS encoding glycoside hydrolase family 28 protein: protein MQFKKIILAIVAITQIMIAQAKDYNIMDFGAKADGVTLNSAIIQHAIDYITQNGGGRLVFKEGRYLTGTIFLKSNVTLHLEKGAVLFGSVNPLDYEKNTYVGWTAMIFAIKQQNIGITGEGMIDGRGFRTANNMVALIQKGIVNDPLKYDRPNETNRPQNIYFRECSNVRITNITLKNPASWNQTYDQCKNLYVDGIKVDSKNYWNNDGIDVVDCDSVVIKNSYFDAADDVICFKSHDATKICQNVVVDNCTGRSSANGLKFGTVSRGGFRNFKVTNLKIVDTYRSAITFAAVDGALIENIVVDGVRSINTGNVIYLRIGDRWSNGKHPVMKNILIKNVYAEVPLTKPDAGYSYEGPVEDLPRNISPASIVGLPQYKIRDVTLQNIEIVYPGGGNPSYAKRGLSEADLDSIPEMPTAYPEFSQFKELPAWGFYVRHAEGIRFDNIRLRAKEKDYRPAIVFDDVKGATLNKINITEPGSGNKKEIFLHRTTRTR from the coding sequence ATGCAGTTTAAAAAAATTATCCTGGCAATTGTTGCGATCACCCAAATAATGATTGCGCAGGCGAAAGATTATAATATCATGGATTTTGGCGCAAAAGCGGATGGCGTTACGTTAAACAGTGCGATCATTCAGCATGCCATAGACTACATCACCCAAAACGGCGGAGGCCGGCTGGTCTTTAAGGAAGGCCGCTACCTTACGGGAACCATTTTTTTGAAATCAAACGTTACCCTGCATCTGGAAAAGGGCGCGGTTTTATTCGGCTCCGTTAATCCCCTGGATTATGAGAAGAATACTTATGTGGGATGGACGGCCATGATCTTTGCCATAAAGCAACAGAACATTGGTATTACCGGCGAAGGGATGATTGACGGCCGGGGCTTCCGTACAGCAAATAATATGGTGGCGCTTATCCAGAAGGGGATTGTAAACGATCCGCTCAAATATGACCGCCCCAACGAAACGAATCGCCCGCAAAATATTTATTTCAGGGAATGCAGTAATGTGCGGATCACAAATATAACGTTGAAAAATCCCGCCAGTTGGAACCAGACCTATGACCAGTGTAAAAATTTATATGTGGACGGCATTAAAGTGGACAGTAAAAATTACTGGAACAACGACGGCATCGACGTGGTGGATTGTGATTCCGTTGTTATTAAGAATTCCTATTTTGATGCAGCCGATGATGTGATCTGTTTTAAGTCGCATGATGCCACAAAGATCTGTCAGAATGTGGTAGTAGACAATTGTACCGGCCGGTCCAGCGCCAACGGCCTCAAGTTTGGAACGGTTTCCCGTGGGGGCTTTCGCAATTTTAAAGTAACCAATCTTAAAATAGTAGATACGTATCGCTCCGCCATTACGTTCGCTGCTGTGGATGGCGCTCTTATCGAAAATATTGTGGTAGATGGTGTGCGGTCGATTAATACCGGAAATGTTATTTACCTGCGTATCGGCGACCGGTGGAGCAATGGGAAGCATCCTGTAATGAAAAACATATTGATCAAAAACGTTTATGCCGAAGTGCCCCTAACCAAGCCCGATGCGGGTTACAGTTACGAAGGACCGGTGGAAGACCTGCCCCGTAATATTTCTCCGGCAAGTATTGTTGGGCTGCCACAATATAAGATCCGGGACGTAACCCTGCAGAATATTGAGATCGTATACCCCGGCGGCGGTAATCCCAGTTATGCAAAACGGGGCTTAAGTGAGGCGGATCTGGACAGTATTCCTGAAATGCCAACGGCCTACCCCGAATTCTCGCAGTTCAAAGAGTTGCCGGCCTGGGGATTTTATGTACGCCATGCGGAAGGGATCCGGTTCGATAATATCCGCCTGCGCGCAAAGGAGAAAGATTATCGCCCGGCAATAGTATTCGATGATGTAAAAGGAGCAACCCTTAATAAGATCAATATAACAGAGCCCGGTTCCGGAAATAAAAAAGAAATTTTCCTGCACCGTACCACCCGCACGCGATAA